Below is a genomic region from Virgibacillus dokdonensis.
CAGGCTAACGTTTCCACCGCTACGATTGTAAGATTAATGAAAAAAATGGGCTATAACGGCTATACTTCATTTAAGTATCGTTTAAAGCAAGATAAGCAAATGTTAGATACCAATGATTCTCTCGGTGATATTGACGTTGATATTAAGCAGGTCATTAAGAAAAATGAAGAAGAAGTGCTGCGAACCATACAATTGCAAAGCATTGGTCAAATGGAAGACGTCGTTCAAAAAATATACAATGCGAAGCGCATTTATATTTTTAGTCGTGGCTTTTCTGAAATGATTGCTAAAGAAATGATGATTAAACTACAGGCTTTAGACAAAATTTGTGAAACCCATGAAGATCCGAATATTATTCGCGTAAAATCACGTAAAGTGACGAAGGATGATATTGCCATTTTTGTGTCGTTAAATGGAGAAACTGTTGAACTTGTTGAAGCTTGTCAAAACTTAAATATTCGACAAGTAACGACAATTACTCTAACGACAAAAATTGATTCCTCTTTAAGTCATTTATCAGATATGACATTATTAGGGTACAAGACGGAACATTCGCTGTTTCCTGAATATGAAGTCCGTTCTCGCCTGTCCCTCAATGTAATTGCCCGCATATTACTCGATTCTTATGTTATTCGAACAAGAAAATAAAAAGTAAATAGCCATTAAGAAAAGCTCCTTTCCAAAAAAG
It encodes:
- a CDS encoding MurR/RpiR family transcriptional regulator: MDKPLFNIPHQTYSMLSQSERYLLEFIHEHMDEIADMSIVTLSEQANVSTATIVRLMKKMGYNGYTSFKYRLKQDKQMLDTNDSLGDIDVDIKQVIKKNEEEVLRTIQLQSIGQMEDVVQKIYNAKRIYIFSRGFSEMIAKEMMIKLQALDKICETHEDPNIIRVKSRKVTKDDIAIFVSLNGETVELVEACQNLNIRQVTTITLTTKIDSSLSHLSDMTLLGYKTEHSLFPEYEVRSRLSLNVIARILLDSYVIRTRK